A genomic segment from Corylus avellana chromosome ca5, CavTom2PMs-1.0 encodes:
- the LOC132183009 gene encoding probable terpene synthase 9 yields MRLPSSFPMEITISSASYTSCCLTLNWPRRVVRPQNRRSSKQSLPIISPFMIVSKLNELQKVHPRRSAEYHPSIWDLKLIESLSTHFTYELYDTRLEELKQNAKCLLTSNKDPCALLNLVSTMQRLGVAYHFEKEIEEALALLYPHLTTNIYTTALQFRVLRQHGFSITSDVFDKFKSSDGRFMDSLSSDMEGLLSLYEASHLGMHGENILEEGKDFSIKNLKSLMGKLDSDSAEQVRQSMETPLYWRMQRVEARNFIDVYQKDTAKNLTLLELAKLDYNLVQSVYQRELEELARWWRDLGFKDKLPFSRDRLMENYLWAMGIIFEPQFSKCRIGITKFVCILLAIDDMYDIYGSLDELESFTDAVDRWEMKATEDLPQYMKICYVATLNYVNEVVYDVLKDQDLDTFPYIKEAWSNLCRSHLTEARWFSSGYTPTVDEYLENSSISVGGPAAIFLAYLLLGCTISKDALDCFKHDSEPIYWASLITRLSDDLGTSEAESKRGDVAKSIECYMVQESVSKEEAQDHIKRLINYSWRKLNEKGAKSSLPKSVVKMSINMARTAQCIYQHGDGLGTSTGVIKDHLTSLIVKPIPFE; encoded by the exons ATGAGATTACCTTCGAGCTTTCCCATGGAAATAACGATTTCCTCCGCCTCCTACACCTCATGTTGCCTTACGCTTAACTGGCCAAGAAGGGTAGTTCGGCCACAGAATAGAAGAAGCAGCAAGCAAAGCCTCCCAATAATCTCGCCCTTCATGATCGTCTCAAAGTTGAATGAGTTGCAAAAAGTGCATCCACGGCGATCAGCTGAGTACCATCCCAGCATTTGGGACCTCAAACTCATTGAGTCCTTAAGCACCCATTTCACT TATGAGTTGTATGATACTCGACTGGAGGAGTTGAAACAAAATGCTAAATGCTTGCTGACGTCCAATAAAGATCCTTGTGCTCTATTAAACCTTGTTTCCACGATGCAGCGGTTAGGAGTTGCTTACCACTTTGAAAAGGAGATTGAAGAGGCTCTTGCTCTTTTGTATCCACATCTCACTACCAATATTTACACCACCGCTTTGCAGTTTCGAGTTTTAAGACAACATGGTTTTTCGATTACCTCAG ATGTGTTTGACAAATTCAAAAGCAGCGATGGGAGATTCATGGACAGCTTAAGCAGTGACATGGAGGGACTTctgagtttgtatgaagcctCACACCTAGGAATgcatggagaaaatattttggaagAAGGCAAGGATTTTAGcataaaaaacttgaaatcaTTAATGGGAAAATTGGACAGTGATTCAGCTGAGCAAGTGAGACAATCAATGGAAACCCCCCTGTATTGGAGGATGCAAAGAGTTGAAGCACGGAACTTTATTGATGTCTATCAAAAGGATACTGCAAAAAACTTGACTTTGCTTGAGCTGGCTAAGTTAGATTACAATCTAGTGCAATCCGTATATCAGCGAGAGCTTGAAGAGTTAGCAAG GTGGTGGAGAGACTTGGGTTTTAAAGATAAGCTACCCTTCTCAAGGGACAGGTTGATGGAGAATTATTTGTGGGCCATGGGGATCATTTTTGAGCCCCAGTTTTCAAAGTGCAGGATCGGCATCACCAAATTTGTATGCATATTATTAGCTATTGATGACATGTATGATATATATGGATCGCTTGATGAGCTTGAATCCTTCACTGATGCTGTGGATCG ATGGGAGATGAAGGCAACGGAGGACCTTCCCCAATATATGAAGATCTGCTATGTTGCCACGCTTAACTATGTTAATGAAGTGGTCTATGATGTCCTCAAAGATCAGGACTTGGACACTTTCCCCTACATTAAGGAAGCA TGGTCAAATCTTTGTAGATCACATTTAACAGAAGCGCGGTGGTTTTCCAGTGGATACACTCCAACTGTGGACGAGTACTTGGAAAATTCATCGATTTCTGTGGGTGGTCCTGCAGCCATTTTCCTTGCTTATCTTCTACTTGGGTGCACCATATCAAAAGATGCACTTGATTGCTTCAAGCATGATTCTGAGCCAATATATTGGGCATCCCTCATAACTCGATTAAGTGATGATTTGGGGACTTCGGAG GCTGAGAGCAAGAGAGGGGATGTGGCGAAATCCATCGAGTGCTACATGGTACAAGAAAGTGTATCCAAAGAAGAAGCTCAAGATCACATAAAGAGATTAATCAACTATTCATGGAGAAAACTGAATGAGAAGGGTGCCAAAAGTTCCCTCCCAAAATCCGTTGTGAAGATGTCAATAAACATGGCTCGCACTGCTCAGTGCATCTACCAACATGGAGATGGTCTTGGGACATCGACTGGGGTGATTAAAGATCACTTGACCTCGTTAATTGTCAAACCTATCCCTTTTGAATAA
- the LOC132181647 gene encoding uncharacterized protein LOC132181647 encodes MDIESLIAQTEALSWDDPSSQIESLTAETATDECLPLVGHVISHKTLNNQAVFAALSKAWEFAVPFSHAVLGPNKFLFKLSKPEHLARIQKQVTWNVNGFLIILQQWHPQATLGELPFNKAPFWIQVHGLPLINMTTKIAISIGKGLGKLIKVDALSGEKKTFRSFLRLLVDIEVGNPLKPGFIFRRDGGESLWIFLKYERLDIYCSSCGRIGHKLFHCTAPPEDRFPEKYAVSLQVNIFSNMLSNFPITKTCPAITITQTQPSSSQNRPNELTQSSEASQTPVHNAQTQLDSTRLMQQKISQTFVTSLPTSPSLNAITFIPSTASALDNTAIPPTPSLNAITFIPSTATALDNTAIPPTPHQSLIHPISQPPNQLSSHSQLLKRARLTGDLLPCKKGSCSSPLIAPTPDELESPTPMDSIPNKLLQLPARGPCGVPQQHMKILSWNCRGISRPAAVRGLRALIRANSPDVLFLSETKTSPSQVSSILNRLGFYLMTQVASIGSSGGLVLAWRLGVELESFLTNKNNITAWCYSDPPNSPWILSCIYGPPEKKNKLAFWDSLTAAGEAFVSPWLCIGDFNFVLDQSENLGGRPVASSSHCPFRNFIDQHGMVDLGFVGNPFTWCNNRTGFATIKERLDRGLASLEWVHLHPDFSLIHLPASISDHNPISLNTNNTSSFLPRPFKFEEFWTLDPSCGLVIAATWKHLVSGPPGLVLVKKLAQTKAALKRWNNLIFGNIQAKIKSSLFKIDQIQISPPSSQASLQESLLKKELDGLLIKEESLWRSKSRETWLQCKDLNTRFFHSSTLIRRRSNAVNFLKTNEGAWISDRAEIGGNFVSHFSNLFSSSVPPIEEDMLSLFDPVVSAEENSFLCALPPEEEVVQALSSLGSTKAPGPDGFTALFYKKYWSIVKTDVLVCIRNFFQNHQLQQEQNHTHIALIPKQQGSHSVHHFRPISLCNIVYKIITKILATRLKTLLPKIISPLQSAFVPSRNIQDNTILAHELLHSFKSKKGKGGFMFLHMDMEKAFDKMEWDFILSVMKKLGFHSSWINWIRLCISSSSFSILINGSPFGQFSPKRGLRQGDPLSPFLFILGTEVLSRLLFREETLGNIKGLKISRNTPAIHHLLFADDLLIFGKATLKEANTICSCLKKYCLWSGQSINNGKSSIRFSKNTNLTTAAMILDILPYSKNPSKSIYLGLPILLGNSKKAAFLNILDRVKSKMDGWRAKSLSQAGRLMLINSVATAIPSYAMSTFLLPKSLCSQLDKAFKKFWWGFPSSKTRNLSLKSWNSICTPKVFGGLGIRRMKDVNLALISKLGWKLLTGSDSLWVSQLSGKYLQSESFLSPSSLSSSSWLWKGILKSKPIISQGACHRIHSLSSLSVWNSSWIPTVPFFTPTPLLLSRSSYPDLIVSDLITPNGCWNLPLLVSLFTSPCVKEILKIPISPNISTSFLWTPSSNGNFSTCSAFRLISNSRNSTVISPLESSSWKALWKLKLNARLILFLWKIAWDILPSKVRLKAIFNIPNSESLCPLCSSEEDSLSHLFFRCIFARVAWRSSFWPLDSLAWSSLSLPDWIKGIIYPFSSFGIPKADSHLFQIYASVLCDLLWFSRNKAVHEGIIPDIISLASSIKRTSLDHAAAWKYSSPITVKEFWSPPPAGSHKINFDTAIREKFSVQAAVCRDSKGHIVKAISQINPPCDPIYGEALAAQLAASLAASLKLSSFSLEGDSSVIIDALQNPSITFDWHIQSVIANSLLLLKASPLWEAKKIHRSANFCAHHVAYWAAARVFSGCIPTYFPPPPSIPLCSGKDPPPSLSFSCCKAFGPLVC; translated from the exons ATGGATATTGAGAGTCTTATTGCCCAGACAGAGGCTCTCTCTTGGGATGATCCTTCATCCCAGATTGAGTCCTTAACAGCTGAAACAGCCACGGATGAATGCCTACCTTTGGTAGGACATGTCATCTCTCATAAAACTCTAAACAACCAGGCTGTCTTTGCAGCCCTTTCAAAAGCTTGGGAATTTGCTGTCCCCTTCTCGCATGCTGTTTTAGGTCCtaacaaatttttgttcaaactTTCCAAGCCTGAACACCTAGCAAGAATTCAGAAACAAGTCACTTGGAATGTCAATGGCTTCCTCATCATTCTCCAGCAATGGCATCCTCAAGCTACTTTAGGGGAACTACCTTTCAACAAAGCCCCCTTTTGGATCCAAGTTCACGGGCTTCCTCTAATCAATATGACTACAAAGATTGCCATTTCTATTGGGAAAGGCCTGGGAAAGCTTATCAAGGTAGATGCTTTAAGTGGTGAAAAGAAAACGTTCAGAAGCTTTCTAAGGCTTCTTGTGGATATTGAAGTGGGGAACCCTCTGAAGCCTGGGTTCATTTTTCGTAGAGATGGAGGTGAGTCTCTCTGGATTTTTCTGAAATATGAGAGATTGGATATATACTGCTCTTCTTGTGGAAGGATTGGTCATAAACTCTTCCATTGCACTGCTCCACCCGAAGATAGATTTCCTGAGAAGTATGCTGTTTCTCTCCAAGTTAACATCTTCTCTAACATGCTGTCAAACTTCCCCATTACAAAAACCTGCCCTGCCATTACCATAACCCAAACACAACCTTCATCTTCTCAAAATAGGCCAAATGAGTTAACTCAGTCTAGTGAAGCTAGCCAAACTCCTGTTCACAATGCCCAAACTCAGCTAGACTCTACACGACTCATGCAGCAGAAAATATCTCAAACTTTTGTGACATCACTCCCCACCTCTCCTTCATTAAATGCCATCACCTTTATCCCCTCCACCGCTTCTGCTCTGGACAACACAGCCATACCACCAACTCCTTCATTAAATGCCATCACCTTTATCCCCTCCACTGCTACTGCTCTGGACAACACAGCCATACCACCAACTCCACATCAATCTCTTATCCATCCCATATCCCAACCTCCAAATCAGTTATCTTCTCACTCCCAACTGCTC aaaagagctagGCTGACTGGGGATCTTCTCCCATGTAAGAAAGGCTCTTGTAGCTCGCCTCTGATAGCTCCCACACCTGATGAGTTGGAATCTCCCACTCCTATGGACTCCATTCCAAACAAACTTCTGCAGCTCCCAGCAAG GGGACCATGTGGTGTCCCCCAGCAGCATATGAAGATTTTATCTTGGAACTGCAGAGGGATTTCTCGCCCTGCTGCAGTTCGTGGTCTCAGGGCTTTGATCAGAGCCAATAGCCCTGatgttctctttctctctgaaaCAAAAACTTCTCCTTCTCAAGTCTCCTCTATTCTGAATCGTCTTGGTTTCTACTTGATGACTCAAGTTGCTTCAATTGGTTCTAGTGGTGGTCTTGTTCTTGCCTGGAGGTTAGGCGTGGAACTAGAAAGCTTTCTCACAAATAAGAACAACATCACTGCTTGGTGTTATTCTGACCCTCCCAACAGCCCCTGGATCCTATCTTGTATATATGGCCccccagaaaagaaaaacaaactagCTTTCTGGGACTCTCTCACTGCTGCTGGTGAGGCTTTTGTTAGTCCATGGCTCTGCATTGGTGATTTCAACTTTGTGCTGGATCAATCTGAAAACCTTGGAGGCAGACCTGTTGCTAGCTCCTCCCACTGTCCCTTCAGAAACTTTATAGATCAGCATGGCATGGTGGACCTTGGCTTTGTTGGAAACCCTTTCACTTGGTGTAACAATAGAACAGGTTTTGCTACTATTAAAGAAAGGCTTGATAGAGGTCTAGCCTCCCTAGAGTGGGTTCATCTTCACCCTGATTTCTCTCTTATCCATCTCCCGGCCTCCATCTCAGATCATAACCCCATCTCTCTAAACACTAATAATACCTCCTCCTTTTTGCCTAGacctttcaaatttgaagaattCTGGACTCTGGATCCCTCTTGTGGTCTGGTCATTGCAGCTACTTGGAAGCATTTGGTTTCTGGCCCTCCAGGCCTTGTTCTGGTGAAGAAGCTGGCTCAAACTAAAGCAGCCCTTAAAAGGTGGAACAACCTTATTTTTGGTAACATTCAAGCAAAGATCAAGTCCTCTCTGTTTAAGATTGATCAGATCCAGATTTCCCCTCCCAGCTCCCAAGCTAGCTTGCAAGAATCTCTGCTGAAAAAAGAACTTGATGGTTTATTGATTAAAGAAGAATCTCTTTGGAGGTCGAAATCCAGAGAAACTTGGTTGCAGTGTAAGGATCTCAACACCAGATTTTTCCACTCCTCTACTCTGATTAGAAGAAGATCAAATGCAGTAAACTTTTTGAAGACAAATGAAGGGGCATGGATTTCTGATAGAGCTGAAATTGGAGGGAATTTTGTGTCCCATTTCTCCAATTTGTTCTCCTCCTCGGTTCCTCCTATTGAAGAAGATATGCTTAGTCTTTTTGATCCTGTTGTCTCTGCAGAGGAAAACTCTTTCTTATGTGCCTTACCTCCTGAAGAAGAGGTGGTTCAAGCCCTCTCCAGTTTAGGATCAACTAAAGCTCCTGGTCCGGATGGGTTCACAGCTCTCTTTTATAAGAAATACTGGTCCATTGTCAAAACTGATGTTCTTGTCTGcattagaaattttttccaGAATCATCAGCTGCAGCAGGAGCAAAATCACACTCACATTGCTTTGATTCCAAAGCAGCAGGGTTCTCATTCAGTGCACCATTTTCGGCCTATCAGCTTGTGTAACATTGTCTacaaaattattacaaaaattttgGCTACTAGATTGAAGACTCTGCTCCCCAAGATCATATCTCCCCTGCAATCAGCTTTTGTTCCTTCCAGAAATATCCAAGACAATACCATTCTGGCCCATGAGCTTCTGCAttctttcaaaagcaaaaaagggAAAGGGGGTTTCATGTTTCTTCATATGGATATGGAGAAAGCTTTTGACAAAATGGAATGGGATTTCATTTTATCTGTTATGAAGAAGTTGGGATTCCATTCATCTTGGATTAACTGGATCAGACTTTgcatctcctcttcttctttctccattCTTATTAATGGAAGCCCCTTTGGTCAGTTTTCCCCCAAGAGAGGCCTTCGCCAAGGTGATCCCCTCTCTCCTTTCCTTTTCATCTTAGGAACAGAAGTCCTTTCTAGATTGCTGTTTAGAGAAGAAACTCTAGGAAACATCAAAGGGCTGAAAATCTCCAGGAATACCCCAGCCATCCACCACCTCCTTTTTGCTGATGATCTCTTGATCTTTGGTAAAGCCACCCTCAAAGAAGCCAATACTATCTGTTCTTGCCTTAAGAAATACTGCCTCTGGTCTGGCCAATCCATTAACAATGGAAAATCTTCTATAAGATTCTCAAAAAACACCAACCTCACCACTGCTGCAATGATTCTTGATATCTTGCCCTACTCAAAAAACCCATCAAAGTCTATTTATCTTGGTCTCCCTATCCTCTTAGGCAATTCCAAAAAAGCAGCTTTCCTCAATATCCTTGATAGAGTTAAATCTAAGATGGATGGATGGCGTGCAAAGTCCCTCTCTCAAGCTGGAAGGTTGATGCTTATCAATTCTGTGGCTACAGCCATCCCTTCCTATGCCATGAGCACTTTCCTGCTCCCAAAGAGTCTCTGCAGCCAGTTAGACAAggctttcaaaaaattttggtggggattTCCCTCATCAAAAACCAGGAATCTCTCTCTCAAGTCTTGGAACTCTATCTGCACCCCCAAAGTTTTTGGTGGCTTAGGCATTAGGAGGATGAAAGATGTGAATCTAGCCCTCATATCAAAGCTTGGTTGGAAGCTCCTCACGGGTTCAGACTCTCTTTGGGTGTCCCAGCTCTCAGGTAAGTATCTCCAATCTGAATCTTTCCTCTCCCCCTCTtccctttcttcctcttcttggcTGTGGAAAGGCATTTTAAAGTCTAAGCCAATCATCTCTCAAGGTGCTTGCCATAGGATTCATAGTCTTTCCTCCCTTTCTGTTTGGAACTCCTCCTGGATTCCTACTGTGCCTTTTTTCACCCCCACTCCTCTTCTTCTGAGTAGGTCCTCTTATCCTGACTTGATTGTATCGGATCTCATTACCCCAAATGGCTGTTGGAATCTCCCTCTTCTGGTCTCTTTGTTCACTTCCCCTTGTGTCAAAGAAATTCTAAAGATTCCAATCAGCCCTAACATTTCCACTTCTTTTCTTTGGACCCCCTCCTCAAATGGCAACTTTTCTACCTGCTCAGCTTTTAGGTTGATTAGCAACTCTAGAAACTCTACTGTCATTTCTCCTCTTGAGTCTAGCTCTTGGAAGGCTTTATGGAAGCTAAAGCTTAATGCTAGGctgattttgtttctctggAAAATTGCTTGGGACATTCTCCCCTCTAAAGTCAGGCTGAAAGCTATCTTCAATATCCCTAATTCAGAATCCCTTTGCCCTCTTTGCAGCTCAGAAGAGGATTCTCTTTCCCATCTCTTCTTTCGTTGCATTTTTGCTAGAGTTGCATGGAGATCCTCTTTTTGGCCTCTTGATTCCTTAGCTTGGTCCTCTCTTAGTCTCCCAGACTGGATAAAAGGCATCATCTatcctttttcctcttttggtATTCCTAAAGCTGATTCTCACTTGTTTCAAATTTATGCTTCGGTTTTATGTGATCTTCTCTGGTTTTCTAGAAATAAAGCAGTGCATGAAGGCATTATTCCAGATATCATTTCTTTGGCTAGCTCCATCAAAAGAACATCTCTGGATCATGCAGCAGCTTGGAAGTATTCCTCCCCTATTACTGTAAAAGAATTCTGGTCTCCTCCCCCAGCAGGTTCACACAAGATCAATTTTGACACTGCTATAAGGGAAAAATTTTCAGTGCAGGCTGCTGTTTGCAGAGATTCAAAGGGTCACATTGTTAAGGCTATTTCCCAAATAAATCCTCCATGTGATCCCATCTATGGTGAAGCTCTTGCAGCTCAGCTTGCTGCCTCCTTAGCAGCCTCTTTGAAGCTCTCAAGTTTCTCTCTTGAAGGTGACTCATCGGTGATTATAGATGCTTTGCAAAACCCTTCCATCACTTTTGACTGGCATATACAATCGGTGATTGCCAACTCTTTGTTACTCCTTAAAGCCTCCCCTCTTTGGGAGGCAAAGAAAATTcacagaagtgcaaacttctgcgcCCACCATGTGGCTTATTGGGCCGCGGCAAGAGTGTTCTCGGGCTGCATTCCCACTTATTTTCCCCCCCCTCCATCAATCCCCTTATGTAGTGGAAAGGATCCAcccccctctctttctttctcctgtTGTAAGGCCTTTGGCCCGTTGGTTTGTTAA